Proteins co-encoded in one Bacillota bacterium genomic window:
- a CDS encoding replication-associated recombination protein A, whose protein sequence is MRPRTLKEFVGQEDLVGEGKALRRAIEADRVSSCIFYGPTGSGKTTLAHLIATATRSHFEQINAVTSGVADIRRAVEEAGARLRLNGQKTILFIDEIHRFNKSQQDALLPSVEDGTLVLIGATTENPFFEVNPPLVSRSRIYRLEALSPGQIKSILQAALKDEERGLGSMRASLDLAALEHLSDVANGDARSALNALEVAVLATRPGQDGVHRVTLEMAADAIQRRAISYGGGKDQHYDVISAFIKSVRGSDPDAALYWLGRMLVAGEDVRFIARRLLVLAAEDVGLADPFALVLASATAQSVDFLGMPEARIPLAEATIYLATTAKSNSAYTAISRAMRDAEEKATEPVPPHLRDASYRGAARLGHGAGYRYPHDFPGHWVNQDYLPEGMKGTCYWKPGDQGREGRLGKPLRP, encoded by the coding sequence ATGCGTCCCAGGACGCTAAAGGAGTTTGTCGGCCAGGAGGACCTGGTGGGGGAGGGCAAGGCCCTTCGCAGGGCCATTGAGGCCGACCGGGTATCCTCCTGCATCTTCTACGGGCCCACGGGATCAGGCAAGACCACCCTGGCCCATCTTATCGCCACAGCCACCAGATCCCACTTCGAGCAGATCAATGCCGTGACCTCAGGGGTGGCGGACATCAGGAGAGCGGTGGAGGAGGCCGGGGCACGCCTCCGTCTCAACGGCCAGAAGACAATACTCTTCATTGACGAGATCCACCGTTTTAACAAATCCCAGCAGGATGCGCTGCTCCCTTCGGTGGAGGATGGCACTCTTGTGCTCATCGGGGCCACCACTGAGAATCCCTTCTTCGAGGTGAACCCGCCCCTGGTTTCTCGCTCCAGGATCTACCGCCTGGAGGCCCTGAGCCCCGGACAGATCAAGTCAATACTCCAGGCGGCCCTCAAGGACGAGGAACGGGGCCTGGGGAGCATGCGGGCCAGCCTGGATCTGGCTGCCCTGGAGCACCTGAGCGATGTAGCCAACGGGGATGCCAGGTCGGCGTTGAACGCCCTGGAGGTGGCGGTCCTAGCCACACGCCCGGGTCAGGACGGGGTGCACAGGGTCACCCTGGAGATGGCGGCCGACGCCATCCAGAGACGGGCCATCTCCTATGGCGGGGGCAAAGACCAGCACTACGATGTGATATCTGCGTTCATCAAGAGCGTCCGGGGGTCTGACCCTGATGCCGCCCTCTACTGGCTGGGCCGCATGCTGGTGGCTGGGGAGGACGTGCGCTTCATCGCCCGGCGCCTTCTGGTCCTGGCAGCGGAGGATGTAGGCCTGGCAGACCCATTCGCCCTGGTCCTGGCGAGCGCCACGGCCCAGAGCGTCGACTTCCTGGGTATGCCCGAGGCGAGGATCCCGCTGGCCGAGGCTACAATCTACCTGGCCACCACGGCGAAATCCAACTCCGCCTACACCGCCATATCCCGGGCAATGCGCGATGCGGAGGAGAAGGCCACGGAGCCGGTGCCCCCTCACCTTAGGGATGCCAGCTACCGGGGCGCCGCTCGCCTTGGCCATGGTGCAGGGTACCGCTACCCCCACGACTTCCCCGGGCACTGGGTAAACCAGGACTACCTTCCTGAAGGCATGAAGGGTACCTGCTACTGGAAGCCAGGGGATCAGGGCCGTGAGGGAAGACTGGGGAAGCCCCTCAGGCCATGA
- a CDS encoding FliA/WhiG family RNA polymerase sigma factor, producing MDAKATSDRALLWARYAKTRDTSTRENLILSYAPMVPPVAARLARRLPAHVNREDLVSCGFLGLIQALERYAPDRGVRFEAYAMARIRGAMLDGLRALDWVPAHVRQRVREMERAYLEVEAKLGRTATEAEVSERLGLSMEEFQKRLKEGLSSYLLSLEDFTGDEDGPNGKTTWSIVDDTSPPPEDQVQVNELRDSVAKAIDSLPEKERLVVQLYYYRRKTTSEIARVLGVSQSRVSQLHKKALLRLRTRIQREQLPGFEAPPCEAPRKVAVH from the coding sequence ATGGATGCCAAGGCGACTTCAGACAGGGCACTGCTATGGGCACGTTACGCCAAGACCAGAGACACCAGCACCCGGGAGAACCTCATCCTCAGCTACGCCCCAATGGTACCCCCCGTTGCGGCGCGGCTGGCCAGGAGGCTGCCCGCCCACGTCAACAGGGAGGACCTGGTTAGCTGCGGCTTTCTCGGACTCATCCAGGCCCTTGAACGTTACGCCCCGGACCGAGGGGTTCGTTTTGAGGCATACGCCATGGCTCGGATCCGCGGGGCCATGCTGGACGGGCTTCGGGCTCTGGACTGGGTGCCCGCCCATGTGAGGCAGCGAGTGCGGGAGATGGAGAGGGCCTACCTAGAGGTGGAGGCCAAGCTAGGCAGGACAGCCACGGAGGCTGAGGTTTCTGAACGCCTGGGCCTAAGCATGGAGGAGTTTCAGAAGCGCCTCAAGGAAGGGCTCAGCAGTTACCTCCTCTCCCTGGAGGACTTCACCGGGGATGAGGATGGCCCCAACGGGAAGACCACGTGGAGTATCGTGGATGATACCTCTCCCCCGCCGGAAGACCAGGTACAGGTGAATGAGCTTAGGGATTCCGTTGCTAAGGCCATAGACTCTCTTCCGGAGAAGGAACGCCTGGTGGTGCAGCTCTACTACTACAGGAGGAAGACAACCTCGGAGATCGCCAGGGTCCTCGGGGTTTCGCAATCCAGGGTATCCCAGTTGCACAAGAAGGCCCTCTTGAGGCTCCGCACCAGGATCCAGAGGGAGCAGCTCCCGGGATTCGAGGCGCCCCCATGCGAGGCGCCGAGGAAGGTAGCAGTACACTGA